The genome window GCGGTCGTCCAGGGGCACCTGGCCGGGCTTCAGAACGTCCTCCGCCGTCTGGGGATGCTGCCGGGCGAACCGGTCAAGCGGCGGGAGACCGAAGACGCCGGAGAGCTGCTCTGGATCCGCTCCGAGGCGGAAGGGACCTTCCACCCTCGGGTGCGGGTGGGGGAGAGGGTGAACAGCGGTCACCTTCTGGCGGAGACGCGGGACTTCTTTGGCCGGCCGACCGGCGAGATCCGGGCCCCCGCCGACGCCCTGGTCCTCTGGATGATGACGGCCCTGGCCATGCCCAAGGGGGTCACCCTGGTGGGGATGGGGGTGCCCGGATTCAACCCACGGACCCGGACTCAGCCCACGGGGGTCCAGCAGTTGTAGGGCGGACACAAGACCCTGGCCGGATGGCGGGCGGACGCCGCCGAGACCCTGATCTTTTCCGGATCGACCGGTTCGATGAAGATGACGTGGTCCCAGTGGACCGGGATGAACAGGCCGGGCTTGAGCCGGTCGATGACCGTCCCAACGTCCTCGGGGCCGGGGATCTCCTGGGTGGGCTCCTTGGTGACGGGGTGGTGGAGCCTGCCGGCGATGTTGACCACAGCCACGTCCACCGGGCCTTCCGGCAAGGCGGGTAGACGATTATCACCGCTGACGTAGATAAGGACGGACTCGCTGCCGGAGCCCGCACCCTGGAACCTGATGAACATCCCCAGCATCGGACCGCCACAAGGCATCACCCCGTAGCGGTCGGGTCGGCCGGCCAGCTTGGCCGCCGCGCGGGAGCCTTCCTCGCCGGTCAGCCAGTGCTCGCCGGCTCGGGGGACGAGGCGAAGCGGGGCGGTCTCGCCCGGGTCTGCGGTCAGGCCCGGGAGGGCATAGCCCAGCCCGGCGATGAGGGGCACGCTCCGCTCGGGCGGCACCCCGCAGAGCTCACGGATGACCGCGATGGCCTCCGGGGAACCGCCGAAGCGGCAGGCCGGCCTGGCCACGGCGATCCGTTTAATCGTCTCCGGGTCGAAATGGTCGAAGTGCCCGTGGGTTATGAGGACCACATCTGGAGGGAACTCGGTCAGGTACTCCCGGAATTCCGGCGCCTTCGGGTTCGGCGAGTACCAGGGTCCATAGTCGCCGGCCCGGGAGAACACCGGGTCAACAGCGACCACGGGTCCATCGGATCCGCCGAACCGCAGGCTGATGCTGGCCGCTCCATGCCAGGCGAAATCAAACAAAAGCCGTCACTCCCGTGCCTGACGCCCGGGTCCACCGGCCCGGCCGCCGTGTCTTTAGAGTGACGGCTTCTCTTCAGGCGAGGCCGATTCCTCTTCGGGCCACCCGAGGGTGGTTTGGTCAGGCCCGTAAGCCGGTGGTCGATGGCCGTCCGAGACGCTCGGCCGCCGCCGTCAAGATGAGCTGGATGCAGTCGGAGAAACTGAGACCGGAGGCCGCCATCGCCCGGACGAAGGCTGACCGGAGAGGCTCCAGGCGCGGCAGGGGATCGATCGACTCGACCAGGACCCGCCCCTCCACGGTGATCACCAGATGGACCTCCGCGTAATCCCGGCAACCGAGGGCGGCGAAGGCGGCGACGGCGATCTCGGCCGCCCGTTCGCTTACGGCCCCAGAGATCCGTTGGTCTTCCAGGAACACGCGCGGCCCATCCCCGCCCACGACAGCGGCTCCGAGGCGCTTGCCGAGCGGTCGGCTCTGAATGAGGGCCGGGCGGGCCGGACCGGCCTGGATGGCTTGAAGAGCCCTGGGCAGGGCCTCGTCGTCCTCGGCCATGATCGGGCCGACCAGTTCGGCCGACCCGGTGATCCCGGTGCAGCGGACAACCACCGGCGGTCGCGGGCAGCGGGCCGGGGGGGTGACCGCCCGGGCCACGCCGAACTCGGGGAGGGGGAGACCGGCCAGGTCCAGGGCCCGGAAGGTGTTGGCCGGCGAGAGGGCCAGGACGCAGGGGGCCAGACTAGAACCGGCATGGTCGTAACCGGCCAGCTCCAGGTCGGCGACCGTCCTGACCCGCTCGTGCACGGTCCGCTGGCCGGCCGGATTGATCACCATGACCAGGTCCTCCTGCAGGGCCAGGCGACGGATACTCTCGGACGGCATGAGGACCGGGTCGAGCCGCAGGTCCTCGAGGGCCTTGCGGACGGCCGCGGTGGCCCCCGGCGAGGACGGGCAATCGGTCACGGCGACGCGGGTGGACGGTTCACTGGACATGGCATGACCTCCCAGATTCGGGCCGCCGCCGACACAAAAAGCCCGGGAATCCCGGGCTTGTCGCGGCAAGAGGAAGTCACCCACGACCGCCAATGATCGGCGGTCGCGAGCCTGACCCCTTCCACGCTTACGAGGTTAGCTGACGGGTTCGGGTCGAAAGAGTTGACCCTACCGCCCGGCGTC of Bacillota bacterium contains these proteins:
- a CDS encoding MBL fold metallo-hydrolase; its protein translation is MFDFAWHGAASISLRFGGSDGPVVAVDPVFSRAGDYGPWYSPNPKAPEFREYLTEFPPDVVLITHGHFDHFDPETIKRIAVARPACRFGGSPEAIAVIRELCGVPPERSVPLIAGLGYALPGLTADPGETAPLRLVPRAGEHWLTGEEGSRAAAKLAGRPDRYGVMPCGGPMLGMFIRFQGAGSGSESVLIYVSGDNRLPALPEGPVDVAVVNIAGRLHHPVTKEPTQEIPGPEDVGTVIDRLKPGLFIPVHWDHVIFIEPVDPEKIRVSAASARHPARVLCPPYNCWTPVG